One window of the Tetragenococcus koreensis genome contains the following:
- the citE gene encoding citrate (pro-3S)-lyase subunit beta — translation MERLRRTMMFVPGQNAAMLRDAPLYGADSIMFDLEDAVSLPEKDSARTLVHNALRTFDYSTVETVVRINALDGGGQLDVEAMVLAGVNVIRLPKTETAQDIIDVEKVITEVEEQNGIEVGTTRMMAAIESAEGVLNARDIAKSSDRLIGIALGAEDYVTNLKTERYPDGKELFFARSMILHAARAAGIAAIDTVYSNVENPEGFENEVRQIKQLGFDGKSVINPRQIPIVNKIYAPTEDEVQDAKEIIWGIREAKEKGSGVISVNGKMVDKPVVERAERVIALALAANMIKEEDI, via the coding sequence ATGGAACGCTTAAGAAGAACAATGATGTTTGTCCCTGGCCAAAACGCTGCTATGTTAAGAGATGCACCATTGTATGGGGCAGATTCAATTATGTTTGATTTAGAAGACGCCGTTTCATTACCGGAAAAAGATTCTGCCAGAACACTGGTTCACAATGCTTTGCGTACCTTTGATTATAGTACAGTGGAAACTGTGGTACGGATCAATGCTTTAGATGGCGGTGGCCAGTTAGATGTTGAAGCAATGGTATTAGCCGGTGTGAATGTTATCCGTCTACCTAAAACAGAAACAGCTCAAGATATTATTGATGTTGAAAAAGTCATCACTGAAGTAGAAGAACAAAATGGCATTGAAGTTGGAACAACTAGAATGATGGCAGCTATTGAATCGGCTGAAGGTGTTTTAAATGCGCGTGATATTGCCAAAAGTTCGGATCGTTTAATCGGTATTGCATTAGGAGCCGAAGACTATGTGACGAACCTAAAAACTGAACGATATCCAGACGGCAAAGAGCTATTTTTTGCACGTAGTATGATTTTACATGCTGCTAGAGCTGCAGGAATTGCTGCTATTGATACAGTTTACTCAAATGTGGAAAATCCTGAAGGCTTTGAAAATGAAGTTCGTCAAATTAAACAACTTGGTTTTGATGGAAAATCAGTGATTAATCCGCGACAAATTCCGATAGTAAACAAAATTTATGCACCGACTGAAGATGAAGTTCAAGATGCTAAAGAAATTATCTGGGGCATTCGAGAAGCAAAAGAAAAAGGATCTGGTGTTATCTCAGTCAATGGGAAAATGGTGGATAAACCTGTCGTTGAACGAGCAGAACGTGTGATTGCCTTAGCTCTTGCAGCCAATATGATCAAAGAGGAGGATATTTAG
- the citC gene encoding [citrate (pro-3S)-lyase] ligase has translation MDNKYTSKRIWLDKDKKGYEDWRNLMEKAHLQTGESLDYTVGIYDGKRLIATGSFAENIIKCVAVCKDYQAENLLTKVITQLIEEMNEYGYFHYFLYTKPERETVFRSLGFKKIVVNEDVLFMEQGPDDFSSYLHLLEKNKKPGKGAGIVMNANPFTKGHQYLVETAAKKSEQVYVFVLSEDHSEFSTEDRVEMVEAGVSHLSNVTVFPTKKYLVSQATFPAYFLKDKAELTVAKTQAALDAQIFKEKIAPVLDIQVRFVGDEPYSKVTEVYNQAMQEVFGTELSLVILPRKAIDGNVISATKVRQAIAEKDETLLSEFLPETTYNYLKKNF, from the coding sequence ATGGACAACAAATATACAAGCAAACGTATTTGGCTGGACAAAGATAAAAAGGGCTATGAAGACTGGCGTAATTTAATGGAAAAAGCCCACCTTCAAACGGGAGAATCTCTTGATTATACAGTAGGTATATATGATGGGAAAAGGTTGATTGCTACTGGTTCTTTTGCTGAAAATATTATTAAGTGCGTAGCTGTTTGTAAAGATTATCAAGCAGAAAACTTATTAACAAAGGTTATTACGCAGCTGATAGAAGAAATGAATGAATATGGCTACTTCCATTATTTCTTATATACCAAACCGGAAAGAGAAACCGTATTTCGGTCATTAGGCTTTAAAAAAATTGTTGTTAATGAAGATGTTTTGTTTATGGAACAAGGGCCTGATGATTTTTCTTCCTATCTCCATTTGTTGGAAAAAAATAAGAAACCTGGTAAAGGTGCTGGAATTGTTATGAATGCTAACCCCTTTACTAAGGGCCATCAATATCTAGTGGAAACGGCAGCCAAGAAGAGCGAACAAGTTTATGTATTTGTTTTATCAGAAGATCATTCCGAATTTTCAACAGAAGATCGGGTGGAAATGGTTGAAGCAGGGGTCAGTCATTTATCTAATGTGACAGTCTTTCCTACCAAGAAATATCTTGTTTCACAGGCTACTTTTCCGGCTTATTTTCTAAAAGATAAGGCTGAGTTAACAGTTGCTAAAACACAAGCTGCTCTTGATGCGCAAATTTTCAAAGAAAAAATTGCACCCGTTTTAGACATTCAGGTTCGCTTTGTTGGAGATGAACCTTATTCTAAAGTGACTGAAGTTTATAATCAAGCAATGCAGGAAGTTTTTGGTACAGAGTTGAGTTTAGTTATTTTACCCAGAAAAGCAATCGATGGAAATGTTATTTCTGCCACAAAAGTTCGCCAAGCCATAGCAGAAAAAGATGAAACGTTACTTTCAGAATTTTTACCTGAAACAACATATAATTATTTAAAGAAAAACTTTTAG
- a CDS encoding AbrB family transcriptional regulator codes for MSTGLSMLFTFIIAFVGAKVGQKLHFPASFMIGSMLAVMFFSVLTDTAYFPQEAKVIAQIAAGIFIGQKLTRSDVINLKYVVKPTLLLLVILTMNTFILGFAFSYFFHWNVLTGLLATTPGGLMDTTLIAADFDSEIHIVAIMQLVRSVGVLLLFPTWIKLFSAEEAQESVTENIESASKKQPLNKKHFLIVMLVGISGGLLGYFLGFPAGTLSLSLLFSALFKLRTNISAFPIQIRQFAQILAGSMVGSSFTRGVAASLKTFFLPALLLIAVYLLISYLYAQINKRKGWLDFTSALFASCPAGATDIALLSADYGVNMNSVAMIQIARLIHAVGIMPLLYQLVSFFL; via the coding sequence TTGTCGACTGGCCTTTCCATGCTTTTTACTTTTATTATTGCTTTTGTAGGAGCAAAAGTTGGGCAGAAACTACATTTTCCAGCCTCCTTTATGATTGGCAGCATGCTTGCGGTCATGTTTTTTTCTGTGCTCACTGATACTGCTTATTTTCCCCAAGAAGCTAAAGTCATTGCACAGATCGCAGCCGGCATTTTTATTGGACAAAAGCTCACTCGCTCGGATGTGATTAATTTAAAGTATGTAGTAAAACCTACCCTTTTACTTTTAGTTATCTTGACGATGAATACCTTTATTCTTGGCTTTGCTTTTTCATACTTTTTTCATTGGAACGTACTAACTGGGCTTTTAGCAACTACGCCGGGTGGCTTAATGGATACGACGCTAATCGCAGCTGATTTTGACTCGGAAATCCATATTGTCGCTATTATGCAATTAGTACGCAGTGTTGGCGTGCTGCTTCTCTTCCCTACTTGGATTAAACTTTTTTCGGCTGAAGAAGCACAAGAATCAGTAACAGAAAATATTGAATCCGCTAGTAAAAAACAACCATTAAATAAAAAACACTTCTTAATCGTCATGCTAGTTGGAATCTCGGGCGGATTACTCGGTTATTTTTTAGGTTTTCCAGCAGGAACACTCAGCTTATCCTTATTGTTTTCTGCCTTGTTTAAGCTACGAACGAATATCAGCGCCTTTCCTATTCAAATTCGGCAATTTGCGCAAATTTTAGCTGGTTCAATGGTTGGCTCTAGTTTTACCCGTGGCGTTGCGGCTTCTTTGAAAACATTTTTTCTCCCAGCACTGCTTTTAATTGCTGTCTATTTATTAATAAGTTATCTTTATGCCCAAATAAATAAACGCAAAGGTTGGCTAGATTTTACCTCTGCGTTGTTTGCTTCCTGTCCGGCGGGTGCTACTGATATCGCATTACTTTCCGCCGACTATGGCGTCAATATGAATAGTGTAGCTATGATTCAAATTGCTCGTTTGATTCATGCAGTAGGTATTATGCCCCTACTCTATCAATTAGTTAGTTTCTTTTTGTAG
- a CDS encoding SLC13 family permease has translation MKRLFDFFRSDLLFSFSLVIALICVIFGRFSLQDINFKVIVTLGGLMLAVNGLDSSGILSYFGQILVKKSLSFRQLIRYIVLLSFFSSMFLTNDVAILTLLPIYLRITKVIANRQAVLLGSVYIIAAANLGSSFFPFGNPQNLFLYSYYHIPLLEFFYSTSLLVIISLAMLMISIQLIPKEPLSLVTTHRQFDHKKATVHGLLMIVMIAGVFSIIDYFVALMIVAIVVLFWQPQLFKSVDYRLLCTFAFFFIIVGNLSQSVSLIAWLQKMFTNPINTLLGSIITSQAISNVPAAILLAPFTKYHQSVLLGVNIGGLGTLIASLANLIGYKIVRIQLPNDRKLFIRNFSLINIVYLSLLTLIISFIV, from the coding sequence ATGAAACGTTTGTTTGATTTTTTCCGCAGTGATTTGCTTTTTAGCTTTTCACTTGTTATCGCACTGATTTGCGTTATTTTTGGACGCTTTTCATTGCAAGATATTAACTTTAAGGTAATCGTAACTCTTGGCGGTCTTATGCTTGCTGTTAACGGCTTAGATTCGTCAGGAATTTTAAGCTATTTTGGCCAAATTTTAGTCAAAAAAAGTCTGTCTTTCAGACAGTTAATTCGTTATATCGTGCTCCTTAGTTTTTTTAGTTCAATGTTTTTGACAAATGATGTCGCTATCTTGACTCTGTTACCTATTTATTTGCGCATCACAAAAGTTATTGCTAATCGTCAAGCTGTTTTGTTGGGAAGCGTTTATATCATTGCGGCAGCAAACCTCGGGAGCAGTTTTTTTCCATTTGGTAACCCGCAAAATTTATTTTTGTATTCTTATTACCATATCCCATTGCTGGAATTTTTTTATTCGACCAGTTTACTAGTTATCATCTCCTTGGCTATGTTAATGATATCCATTCAACTTATACCTAAAGAACCTCTCAGCTTGGTGACAACACACCGACAATTTGACCATAAGAAAGCGACTGTCCACGGACTCTTGATGATTGTAATGATCGCTGGCGTTTTCAGTATTATTGATTACTTTGTCGCGCTTATGATTGTTGCTATCGTTGTTTTATTTTGGCAACCTCAGCTTTTCAAAAGCGTTGATTATCGTTTGCTGTGTACCTTTGCTTTCTTTTTTATTATCGTCGGTAACCTCAGCCAATCTGTGAGTTTGATTGCTTGGCTGCAAAAAATGTTTACTAATCCTATAAACACATTATTAGGTAGCATCATTACTTCGCAAGCCATTTCTAATGTACCTGCCGCTATTTTATTAGCGCCATTTACTAAGTATCATCAATCCGTACTTTTAGGAGTCAATATTGGTGGATTAGGCACACTAATTGCTTCATTGGCAAACTTGATTGGCTATAAAATTGTTCGAATCCAGCTTCCTAACGATCGTAAGCTTTTTATTCGTAATTTTTCTCTGATTAATATCGTTTATTTGTCGTTGTTAACACTCATCATCTCATTTATAGTTTGA
- a CDS encoding GntR family transcriptional regulator, with the protein MDPIVVAIKHNLDLSQNKPLKICVYKALRKTIILGDIPAGKRINEKELSEELNISRTPIRFALQELVKEQLVEHVPRIGIIVKGISMKDAYEIYDIRKALDTLATTKAMTLMNDNDFDELEQLLEQGELYNKTDQVDELLQNFSDFNSFIYKKSQMLRLKAIVTDLQAYLVYFRDIAIRASARRSLALEEHWLIFRGMKTNDVEQITLITHEHLDRSLQFILKEMERREIE; encoded by the coding sequence ATGGATCCGATCGTTGTCGCTATAAAACATAATCTTGATCTATCGCAAAATAAACCTTTGAAAATTTGTGTCTATAAGGCTTTACGTAAAACGATCATTTTAGGTGATATTCCAGCAGGAAAACGAATCAATGAAAAAGAATTGTCTGAAGAACTAAATATCAGTCGAACACCGATCCGCTTTGCCTTGCAAGAATTAGTGAAAGAACAATTAGTAGAACATGTCCCTCGCATTGGGATTATAGTTAAAGGGATTAGTATGAAAGATGCGTACGAAATTTATGATATCCGTAAGGCTTTAGATACTTTGGCAACGACAAAAGCAATGACATTAATGAACGACAATGATTTTGATGAGTTAGAACAACTGCTAGAACAAGGTGAACTCTATAATAAAACCGATCAAGTTGATGAACTTTTACAAAATTTTTCTGATTTTAATTCATTCATTTATAAAAAAAGCCAAATGTTACGTTTAAAAGCCATCGTCACAGACCTACAAGCTTACCTTGTTTACTTCCGTGACATTGCCATTCGTGCATCAGCCAGAAGAAGCCTAGCATTGGAAGAACATTGGTTGATTTTTCGCGGTATGAAAACTAATGATGTCGAGCAAATTACTTTAATTACTCATGAACACTTAGATCGTTCATTACAATTTATTTTAAAAGAAATGGAACGAAGAGAAATTGAATAA
- the citF gene encoding citrate lyase subunit alpha encodes MVLNKVGKDIPQEYADKFGVYEGELAHINEYQEASRQIKPTKPQDKKLLESIREAIKKTGLKSGMTISFHHHFREGDYVMNMVLDEIAKMGIKDISIAPSSIANVHEPLIDHIKNGVVTNVTSSGLRDKVGAAISEGIMENPVVIRSHGGRARAIAAGDVHIDVAFLGVPSSDEYGNSNGTKGKATCGSLGYAMIDAKYADQVVVITDTLADYPNTPISIPQTDVDYVVEVDKIGDPEGIAKGATRFTKNPKELMIAEYAAKVITSSPYFKQGFSFQTGTGGSALAVSRYIREKMIEDGITASFALGGITNAMVELLQEGLVEKIIDVQDFDHPSAISLDENDNHYEIDANMYASPLSKGAVINKLDTAVLSALEVDTDFNVNVITGSDGVLRGASGGHSDTSMACNMSLVISPLVRGRIPTFVDKVNTVVTPGDSVDVIVTEVGIAINPNRQDLIEHFKDLDVPQFTIEELKEQAYSIVGDPDPIEYGDKVVALIEYRDGSLIDVVKNV; translated from the coding sequence ATGGTATTAAATAAAGTTGGCAAAGATATTCCTCAAGAATATGCGGATAAATTTGGTGTTTATGAAGGCGAACTTGCTCATATTAATGAATACCAAGAAGCAAGTCGACAAATTAAACCTACAAAACCGCAAGATAAAAAGTTATTAGAAAGTATCCGTGAAGCTATTAAAAAAACAGGCTTAAAGAGCGGCATGACCATTTCTTTCCATCATCATTTCCGCGAAGGTGATTATGTGATGAACATGGTTTTAGATGAAATTGCTAAAATGGGAATTAAAGATATTTCTATTGCACCTAGTTCAATTGCTAATGTCCATGAACCATTGATTGATCATATTAAAAATGGTGTGGTTACTAATGTTACTTCTTCTGGTTTGCGTGATAAAGTAGGCGCAGCTATTTCTGAGGGGATTATGGAAAACCCAGTAGTTATTCGTTCCCACGGGGGTAGAGCGCGAGCTATTGCTGCCGGAGACGTGCATATTGATGTAGCTTTTTTAGGCGTACCAAGTTCAGATGAATATGGTAATTCTAATGGAACAAAAGGAAAGGCTACGTGTGGTTCATTGGGTTATGCGATGATTGACGCGAAATATGCCGACCAAGTCGTGGTTATTACTGATACCTTAGCTGATTATCCAAATACGCCTATTAGTATTCCGCAAACTGACGTCGATTATGTAGTGGAAGTGGATAAAATTGGGGATCCAGAAGGGATTGCTAAAGGAGCTACGCGGTTTACCAAAAATCCGAAAGAATTAATGATTGCCGAATATGCAGCCAAAGTGATTACTAGCTCGCCTTACTTTAAACAAGGCTTTTCTTTCCAAACAGGTACCGGTGGTTCTGCGTTAGCTGTGTCCCGTTATATCCGTGAAAAAATGATTGAAGATGGCATTACAGCAAGTTTTGCATTGGGCGGTATCACAAACGCTATGGTGGAATTATTACAAGAAGGATTAGTAGAAAAAATCATTGACGTACAAGACTTTGACCATCCTTCTGCGATTTCTCTTGACGAAAATGATAATCACTATGAAATTGATGCAAATATGTACGCTTCACCATTAAGTAAGGGCGCGGTGATTAATAAATTAGATACAGCTGTTTTATCTGCTTTAGAAGTGGACACTGATTTCAACGTTAATGTCATTACTGGTTCAGATGGGGTACTTCGTGGTGCTTCCGGTGGCCACTCAGATACAAGTATGGCTTGCAATATGAGTTTAGTAATTTCGCCTTTAGTTAGGGGCAGAATTCCAACGTTTGTTGATAAAGTAAATACAGTTGTTACTCCAGGCGATAGTGTTGATGTGATTGTAACTGAAGTGGGAATTGCTATAAATCCTAATCGTCAAGACTTAATTGAGCACTTTAAGGACCTAGACGTACCCCAATTTACTATTGAAGAACTTAAAGAGCAAGCTTATAGTATTGTTGGAGACCCAGATCCTATTGAATATGGGGATAAAGTGGTTGCCTTAATTGAGTACCGCGATGGTTCTTTGATCGATGTGGTAAAAAATGTCTGA
- a CDS encoding GNAT family N-acetyltransferase translates to MKLSTNRTLLRPFQPSDFSDTFAFYQREDVCQFLLHGPWTDENAMQMFEEKVQKNNFSTNNALQLAVEFEQQVIGDISIFPTDMPASVEIGYVFHPAYAGQGFALETLQAVINYLFETQKIHRIQAVLDKRNVASEKLCQRIGMRKEGDFKKDFWNKGMWTNTLIYGLLREEFYS, encoded by the coding sequence TTGAAATTAAGTACTAACCGTACACTCCTGCGACCTTTTCAGCCAAGTGATTTTTCTGATACTTTTGCGTTCTATCAGCGTGAAGATGTATGCCAGTTTCTTTTACACGGACCTTGGACAGATGAAAATGCAATGCAAATGTTTGAAGAAAAGGTGCAAAAAAATAATTTTTCAACCAACAATGCACTGCAGTTAGCTGTTGAATTTGAGCAGCAAGTGATCGGAGATATTTCTATTTTTCCTACCGATATGCCTGCTAGTGTGGAGATTGGTTATGTTTTTCATCCAGCTTATGCTGGACAGGGTTTTGCTCTTGAAACACTTCAAGCAGTCATCAATTATTTGTTTGAAACCCAAAAGATACATCGAATACAAGCTGTTCTCGATAAACGTAACGTAGCCTCAGAAAAACTTTGTCAACGTATTGGAATGCGAAAAGAAGGCGATTTTAAAAAAGATTTTTGGAATAAAGGTATGTGGACAAACACATTGATTTATGGACTGTTACGAGAAGAATTCTACAGTTGA
- a CDS encoding VOC family protein — MVNFMNFIQKKKLGKNVIFPDFQLSEKTRPGKVVLKVVDMKEMVQFYRDIIGLKLFENNEERSILGAGQTPLLQLQKINNPLPLTQKTGLYHVAFLLPTRKDLGNALYHYVVNQAPVIGGSDHGYSESIYLTDPEGNGIEVYRDKPVDQWDIRDDGEIVGITKEMDAQGVIDGADRDWYGFPAETKVGHVHLKVAKLQPTETFYTDSLGLSLKNNFGSEAKFFATGNYHHHIGSNIWMSKDTPAMEENDLGLAYFSFYVENHQELDRLESHWQEKKLSYQKDKKGNLWITDPNGIEIKFEITPVIHE; from the coding sequence ATGGTAAATTTTATGAATTTTATCCAAAAAAAGAAACTGGGCAAAAATGTGATTTTTCCGGACTTCCAGTTGTCTGAGAAAACACGGCCTGGAAAAGTTGTTTTAAAAGTGGTCGATATGAAAGAAATGGTTCAGTTTTATCGAGATATAATTGGTTTAAAGTTATTTGAAAACAATGAAGAACGAAGTATTCTAGGAGCCGGCCAAACGCCATTATTACAGCTACAAAAAATAAATAACCCACTGCCTTTGACTCAAAAAACAGGCTTGTATCATGTAGCTTTCTTGTTGCCTACAAGAAAAGACTTGGGAAATGCTCTGTATCATTATGTGGTTAATCAGGCACCGGTTATTGGTGGAAGTGATCATGGGTATAGTGAATCAATCTATTTGACTGATCCAGAAGGCAATGGGATTGAAGTATACCGTGACAAACCAGTAGATCAATGGGACATTAGAGATGATGGTGAAATTGTTGGCATTACAAAAGAGATGGACGCTCAAGGAGTAATTGATGGGGCAGATAGGGATTGGTATGGCTTTCCTGCTGAAACAAAAGTAGGACATGTTCATCTAAAAGTGGCAAAATTACAACCCACAGAAACTTTTTATACAGATAGTCTAGGATTGTCATTAAAAAATAATTTTGGCAGCGAAGCGAAATTTTTTGCTACAGGTAACTATCATCACCATATTGGCTCGAATATTTGGATGTCAAAAGATACTCCAGCGATGGAGGAAAACGATCTTGGTTTGGCTTATTTTAGTTTTTATGTGGAAAATCACCAAGAACTAGATCGTCTTGAAAGCCATTGGCAAGAAAAAAAGTTGTCTTATCAGAAGGATAAAAAGGGAAACTTATGGATTACTGACCCAAATGGCATTGAAATAAAGTTTGAGATCACGCCAGTTATTCATGAATGA
- the citX gene encoding citrate lyase holo-[acyl-carrier protein] synthase — protein sequence MSEGIFSGSEVSLIEMLDARESRAQRQERLLNEYPDAALLLATMNIPGPVKNSTTLSRVFSQLVEQIKKELTAYQVFTTREDNLKTGPEFYAVVKVSPLTLKEKMIDIEENHPYGRLLDLDIHYISGGLQSVSRQDIELPPRKCLICQKNAKECGRERRHSIAEMQTKIIEIIEDEQV from the coding sequence ATGTCTGAAGGAATATTTTCAGGAAGTGAAGTATCATTAATTGAAATGCTAGATGCTCGCGAATCACGAGCGCAGCGCCAAGAAAGACTATTAAATGAGTATCCTGATGCTGCGTTGTTGTTAGCTACTATGAATATTCCAGGTCCGGTGAAAAACTCGACTACATTAAGTCGAGTTTTTTCACAGCTGGTTGAACAGATAAAAAAAGAACTGACAGCTTATCAAGTTTTTACAACCCGTGAAGATAATTTGAAAACGGGTCCGGAATTCTACGCAGTAGTGAAAGTTTCACCGTTAACTTTGAAAGAAAAGATGATTGACATAGAAGAAAATCATCCCTATGGTCGGTTGCTGGATTTAGATATTCATTATATATCAGGTGGCTTGCAAAGTGTAAGCCGTCAAGATATTGAACTTCCGCCAAGAAAATGTTTGATTTGCCAAAAAAACGCGAAAGAATGCGGGCGAGAGCGTCGTCATTCAATTGCAGAAATGCAAACAAAAATCATAGAAATTATAGAAGACGAACAAGTATAA
- a CDS encoding universal stress protein yields the protein MAEAYKNILVAIDGSDKSEKAFKEAIEIAKRNDATVFLTWIINDVELTTSAYAFSRLLKDEQQNIEEDMDDKVKAAEQEGIKKIERIVEIGSPKEMLGMDIPKEHGIDLIVMGSTGKGAIAQALVGSTTSFVVNHAPCNVMVVK from the coding sequence ATGGCAGAAGCGTATAAAAATATTTTAGTGGCTATCGACGGGTCGGATAAATCAGAAAAAGCTTTTAAAGAAGCAATCGAAATCGCCAAGCGAAATGATGCTACTGTTTTTTTAACTTGGATTATCAATGACGTTGAATTGACCACCAGTGCTTATGCTTTCTCTCGTCTTTTAAAAGATGAGCAGCAAAATATTGAAGAAGATATGGATGATAAAGTAAAAGCTGCTGAACAAGAAGGCATTAAAAAAATCGAACGAATCGTTGAAATTGGTTCACCTAAAGAAATGTTAGGAATGGATATTCCTAAAGAACATGGGATCGATTTGATCGTTATGGGTTCCACAGGAAAAGGGGCGATTGCGCAGGCTTTAGTGGGTTCTACGACTTCTTTTGTAGTAAATCACGCGCCTTGCAATGTGATGGTTGTTAAGTAA
- the citD gene encoding citrate lyase acyl carrier protein, translating to MEILQNAVSGTMESSDIQITIQPVDTAEIQIDLDSSVEKQFGRKIRQVITDTLERLDIQGVKITAVDKGALDCTIQARTITAVHRAAKQEHYDWKEIDSWNA from the coding sequence GTGGAAATTTTACAAAATGCTGTCAGCGGAACGATGGAATCTAGTGACATTCAAATTACTATCCAACCCGTGGATACGGCTGAAATCCAAATCGATTTGGACAGTAGTGTGGAAAAGCAATTTGGTCGTAAAATTCGTCAAGTGATTACAGATACTTTAGAACGTTTAGACATCCAAGGAGTCAAAATCACAGCAGTAGATAAGGGTGCACTGGATTGTACGATTCAAGCACGCACAATTACGGCTGTTCATCGCGCAGCCAAACAAGAACATTATGATTGGAAGGAGATTGACTCATGGAACGCTTAA
- the rimM gene encoding ribosome maturation factor RimM (Essential for efficient processing of 16S rRNA), with the protein MVEYLEVGKIVNTQGIKGEVRVISQTDFPEERYKKGAKLSAFVKGKEPIELTVASHRKHKSFDLLTFEGYPSINDVEILRDSMLMVQKNDLSDLNEHEYYYYEIIGLEVYEENGEKLGQVKEILSPGANDVWVVQRKNKPDALIPFISSVVKKIDLTEQKVYVEIPEGLLDDED; encoded by the coding sequence TTGGTTGAATATCTAGAGGTAGGAAAAATTGTAAACACACAAGGAATTAAAGGAGAAGTCCGTGTAATTTCACAGACTGATTTTCCAGAAGAACGCTATAAAAAAGGTGCAAAACTGTCTGCTTTTGTAAAAGGCAAAGAACCCATCGAATTAACAGTCGCTAGTCATCGAAAGCATAAAAGCTTTGATTTATTAACTTTTGAAGGCTATCCTTCAATTAATGATGTCGAAATTTTACGTGATAGTATGTTAATGGTCCAAAAAAACGACCTATCTGATTTAAATGAACACGAATATTATTATTATGAAATTATTGGTTTAGAAGTTTATGAAGAAAATGGGGAGAAATTAGGTCAGGTAAAAGAAATTCTTTCACCTGGAGCCAATGATGTTTGGGTGGTCCAACGAAAGAATAAACCGGATGCTTTGATCCCGTTTATTTCTTCTGTTGTGAAAAAAATCGATCTTACTGAACAAAAAGTTTATGTAGAGATTCCAGAAGGGTTGTTAGACGATGAGGATTGA
- the trmD gene encoding tRNA (guanosine(37)-N1)-methyltransferase TrmD — MRIDVLTLFPKMFEGPMGESILGKAQEKGQLEIKLSNFRDYSANKHHTVDDYPYGGGAGMLLKVQPIYDNLEAIKKASPDTKKRIVLLDPAGAPFNQKMAEDFSQEEHLVFICGHYEGYDERIRSLVTDEVSIGDYVLTGGELGAMVMIDATVRLLPEVLGNELSAKTDSHSTGLLEHPQYTRPAVFNDMEVPEVLKNGNHKLIETWQLKEALRRTWQRRPDMLEKMELTAEMEELLEEIKQE; from the coding sequence ATGAGGATTGATGTATTAACACTATTTCCTAAAATGTTTGAAGGCCCTATGGGTGAATCGATTTTAGGTAAGGCCCAAGAAAAAGGACAGCTGGAAATCAAGCTCTCAAATTTTCGCGATTATTCAGCAAACAAACACCACACCGTAGATGACTACCCTTATGGTGGTGGCGCAGGTATGCTTTTAAAAGTACAACCTATTTATGACAACTTAGAAGCTATTAAAAAAGCATCTCCTGATACCAAAAAGCGCATCGTATTGTTAGATCCAGCTGGTGCTCCTTTTAATCAAAAAATGGCAGAAGACTTCTCCCAAGAAGAGCATCTGGTTTTTATTTGTGGGCATTATGAAGGATACGACGAACGCATTCGTTCTTTAGTGACAGATGAAGTTTCCATCGGAGATTATGTTTTGACTGGCGGTGAATTAGGTGCGATGGTCATGATTGATGCAACGGTGCGCTTATTGCCTGAAGTACTTGGTAACGAATTATCAGCTAAAACTGATTCGCACTCGACAGGGTTATTAGAACACCCGCAATACACTCGTCCTGCTGTGTTCAACGATATGGAAGTTCCTGAAGTTTTGAAAAATGGAAACCACAAACTGATTGAAACTTGGCAGTTAAAAGAAGCTTTACGGCGCACTTGGCAACGTCGACCAGATATGTTAGAAAAAATGGAATTAACTGCTGAAATGGAAGAATTACTTGAGGAAATTAAGCAAGAGTAG